From a single Mycolicibacterium moriokaense genomic region:
- a CDS encoding TIGR03619 family F420-dependent LLM class oxidoreductase: MLGFAVPQYGAAAYADLARFASTAEELGADSLWVGDRLLPAVNPSVGYAGSDSIPEQFRTGIDPFVALAVAATATSRVQLGSSVFIAPWYPPVQLARQLTSLDVVSGGRLLPGFGIGWSPEEYQAAGAPFRRRGAQLDELLDALEALWTTNPVAHQGERWIIPESWVNLKPVQRPRPPIYLGAFTPAGLKRVGERADGWTPVAQVPGGVSMEMLEWQRKTIEEAARAAGRDPSTIHPYVRINVAEGTPVEQVAEAVAVLADNGYPDVFIDLLYVSTSTDSHLEWVERLLKR, translated from the coding sequence GTGTTGGGATTCGCCGTACCGCAGTACGGGGCGGCCGCCTATGCCGACCTCGCCCGCTTCGCATCCACCGCCGAGGAACTCGGCGCCGACAGCCTCTGGGTCGGGGATCGCCTCCTGCCTGCGGTGAATCCGAGCGTCGGATACGCGGGTTCGGACTCCATCCCCGAGCAGTTCCGCACCGGCATCGATCCGTTCGTCGCGCTGGCGGTGGCTGCCACCGCGACGAGCAGGGTCCAGCTCGGCAGCTCCGTGTTCATCGCCCCGTGGTATCCGCCGGTGCAGCTGGCGCGGCAGTTGACCAGCCTGGACGTGGTCAGTGGTGGCCGCCTGCTGCCGGGGTTCGGCATCGGGTGGTCGCCGGAGGAGTATCAGGCCGCGGGCGCGCCGTTCCGCCGCCGCGGCGCTCAGCTCGACGAGCTCCTGGACGCCCTGGAGGCGCTGTGGACGACGAATCCCGTTGCGCACCAAGGCGAACGGTGGATCATTCCGGAATCATGGGTGAACCTCAAACCCGTGCAGCGTCCGCGCCCGCCGATCTATCTGGGCGCCTTCACCCCGGCCGGGCTCAAGCGGGTCGGTGAGCGCGCCGACGGCTGGACGCCGGTGGCGCAGGTGCCGGGCGGCGTGAGTATGGAGATGCTGGAGTGGCAGCGGAAGACCATCGAGGAAGCCGCACGCGCCGCAGGCCGGGATCCCTCGACGATCCATCCCTACGTCCGTATCAATGTCGCCGAAGGCACGCCGGTCGAGCAGGTGGCGGAGGCCGTCGCGGTGCTGGCCGACAACGGCTATCCCGACGTGTTCATCGACCTGCTCTACGTCTCCACCTCCACCGACTCCCATCTCGAATGGGTGGAACGGCTGCTGAAGCGGTGA
- a CDS encoding CaiB/BaiF CoA transferase family protein codes for MGGTAAEAVSEGLLASVRVLDLGGASSDAVGRLFADLGADLLKIEPPGGSEARHALPAVEGASIGFAVHNANKRSAVLDPDSAADRQRLLDLAGAADIAIDSGIPGVAAAYGTSCVELADRFGHLVALSVTDFGTTGPYSSRQATDAVLYAMSTALSRTGPTTGRPVLPPEGLASGTAAVQAAWATLAAYYRRLRDGRGDYIDFSRFEGVLQALDPPFGSEGQASVGQKTLDELWRGRPRNQQIYPIFACKDGHVRICLLSPRQWRGMRAWLGEPEQFADPKFDTIAARYAASRELNAAIADLVAPQTMDALVAEGQSRGVPVAAVHTVAEALASEHFRAVGALTDLTVAADVTLTVPAGPVIVDGRHAGVVRPVSDAGSDEPDWAAGTFAAAPRNDRVVRPFDGLRILDLGVIVAGGELGRLFADLGAEVIKVESAAYPDGLRQTPPGMTMSRSWALTHRNEQSLGLDLRHPEGAELFRRLVAKADAVFANFKPGTLESLGFSYDELREINPRIVLAESSAYGPNGPWSDRMGYGPLVRAATGVTWLWTSRDAEPGSFYDATTVFPDHIAGRLAAVAALAAMIRRDRTRSGAHVHIPQAEAAVNQLATAYVTEAARTAGVAVAEDESIHGVYPCAGEDEWCVISIRSETDRAALSAVVGRDDLPRERTAFLAAVSEWTRARDRSDVTETLQDAGVPAAPMNRAVDIPTDPQVVSRRLYSDMPHPLFDVPMLSETGPAPYTGIPAAELRPAPMPGEQTRKICHEVLGMSDEETDRLIADGILFTQ; via the coding sequence ATGGGTGGAACGGCTGCTGAAGCGGTGAGCGAGGGGCTGCTGGCGTCGGTGCGGGTCCTGGACCTGGGCGGCGCGTCGTCCGACGCCGTCGGCCGCCTGTTCGCCGACCTGGGCGCCGACCTGCTCAAGATCGAACCGCCAGGCGGCAGCGAGGCCCGCCACGCGCTGCCCGCCGTCGAGGGCGCGAGCATCGGGTTCGCGGTGCACAACGCCAACAAGCGCAGCGCGGTGCTCGATCCGGACAGCGCCGCGGACCGGCAGCGGCTGCTCGACCTCGCGGGCGCCGCCGACATCGCGATCGACAGCGGCATTCCCGGCGTTGCTGCTGCGTACGGAACGTCCTGCGTCGAGCTGGCCGACCGGTTTGGGCACCTGGTGGCGTTGTCGGTGACCGACTTCGGCACCACCGGTCCGTATAGCTCGCGTCAAGCGACCGACGCCGTGTTGTATGCGATGTCGACCGCGCTGTCCCGGACCGGCCCGACGACCGGTAGACCGGTCCTGCCTCCCGAAGGACTCGCGTCGGGGACTGCGGCGGTGCAGGCGGCGTGGGCGACGCTGGCCGCCTACTACCGCCGATTGCGGGACGGCAGAGGCGATTACATTGACTTCTCCCGCTTCGAGGGAGTCTTGCAGGCGCTAGATCCGCCGTTCGGGTCGGAGGGCCAGGCCTCCGTCGGCCAGAAAACGCTTGACGAGCTGTGGCGGGGGCGGCCGCGCAATCAGCAGATCTATCCGATCTTCGCCTGCAAGGACGGCCACGTCCGCATCTGCCTGCTGTCGCCGCGCCAGTGGCGCGGAATGCGGGCCTGGCTGGGCGAACCCGAACAGTTCGCCGATCCCAAGTTCGATACGATCGCGGCGCGGTACGCCGCCTCGCGCGAACTGAACGCCGCGATCGCCGACCTGGTCGCGCCGCAGACCATGGACGCGTTGGTCGCCGAAGGGCAATCGCGCGGAGTCCCCGTGGCCGCGGTGCACACGGTCGCAGAAGCCTTGGCGTCGGAGCACTTTCGCGCGGTGGGTGCACTGACCGACTTGACGGTGGCAGCGGATGTGACGCTGACGGTGCCCGCCGGCCCGGTCATCGTCGACGGCCGACACGCCGGAGTGGTCCGTCCCGTATCGGATGCGGGCTCCGATGAACCAGATTGGGCCGCAGGGACATTCGCCGCCGCGCCCCGCAACGACCGCGTCGTGCGGCCATTCGACGGCCTACGCATTCTCGACCTCGGCGTGATCGTCGCCGGCGGCGAACTCGGCCGCCTCTTCGCGGATCTGGGCGCCGAGGTGATCAAGGTGGAAAGCGCCGCCTATCCCGACGGGCTTCGTCAGACCCCGCCCGGTATGACGATGAGTAGGTCATGGGCACTGACGCACCGCAACGAGCAGAGCCTCGGTCTTGACCTCCGCCACCCCGAAGGAGCTGAACTCTTCCGCCGGCTCGTCGCGAAGGCGGACGCCGTATTCGCGAACTTCAAACCGGGAACGCTTGAATCGCTTGGCTTTTCATATGATGAATTGAGGGAGATCAATCCGCGGATAGTGCTGGCGGAGAGCAGCGCGTACGGGCCGAATGGGCCGTGGAGCGACCGCATGGGCTACGGCCCTCTGGTGCGCGCCGCGACCGGGGTCACCTGGTTGTGGACCTCCCGGGATGCCGAACCGGGCAGCTTCTATGATGCGACCACCGTCTTTCCCGACCACATAGCCGGCCGGCTTGCCGCGGTGGCGGCCCTGGCGGCCATGATTCGGCGAGATCGCACCAGAAGCGGTGCGCACGTACACATCCCGCAGGCCGAGGCGGCCGTCAACCAGCTCGCCACCGCCTACGTCACCGAAGCCGCGCGCACCGCAGGCGTAGCGGTGGCCGAGGATGAGTCGATCCACGGCGTCTACCCGTGCGCGGGCGAGGACGAATGGTGCGTGATCTCGATTCGGTCCGAGACCGACCGCGCCGCGTTGTCGGCGGTCGTCGGTCGCGACGACCTGCCACGCGAGCGGACGGCGTTCCTCGCGGCCGTGTCGGAGTGGACGCGGGCCAGGGACAGGTCCGACGTGACCGAGACCTTGCAGGACGCGGGTGTCCCCGCGGCACCGATGAACCGTGCCGTGGACATACCGACCGATCCGCAGGTCGTTTCCCGGCGGCTGTACTCTGACATGCCGCATCCGTTGTTCGATGTGCCGATGCTCAGTGAGACGGGCCCCGCGCCCTACACGGGTATTCCAGCCGCGGAACTCCGACCCGCCCCGATGCCAGGGGAGCAGACCCGCAAGATCTGCCACGAGGTGCTCGGGATGAGCGACGAGGAGACCGATCGGCTCATCGCCGACGGCATACTTTTCACTCAATAA